Proteins encoded within one genomic window of Spirulina major PCC 6313:
- a CDS encoding filamentous hemagglutinin N-terminal domain-containing protein: MLRWLMALGLSVILCDRALPAQAQSITPAPDGTGTVIHHDGHTYRITGGQVRGANLFHSFQDFGLNPAEVAQFLTQPGLANVLGRVVGGNISVIEGLIRLSGSGANLYLINPAGWVMGAGAGLDVPGSFYLATSDRLDFAEGVFHAFGTNDYTTLSGEPTGWQFNPDNQGFIVNAATLNVPGELGAIAPLILNTGTLTAAHVTLAAPRPGASLRLTRPGSLLSLELAHVTPADLATLRPVDLPAHLTGPWDGLTLRGGDAIIGGAIAAPGGAVNVWGDRVALLGAELDVSGSQPGTIRIGGDFNGSGHGFTAQRTHINATSRLQANGQGGSDGGTVAIWADHATHFAGHIAAQGSPTGGNGGNVEVSGADYLGFHGTVNTLAPNGAAGLLRLDPIDIEIVATGGNTTNPTLLFADVPAVSRLDAAVINAATSPIRLEATHAIAFNAPLTFTTPGISLTAQAHNGITVNADITTRNGAIALHGNADNTGSGSVVINHATLNTGTGAIALTGTGTANGGNGITLNHSSLITTGAIALTGIGGHGSPGTDQGNGATGGKNNQGGAAGLVGGNGGNGGAGIFINASVLDGGAIALTGTGGNGGNGGNGGGGSGGGSNVSSNIPIGGLGGNAGGAGGNGVGGSNANPGGGGT; the protein is encoded by the coding sequence ATGTTGCGTTGGTTGATGGCATTGGGATTGAGTGTTATCTTGTGCGATCGCGCCCTGCCCGCGCAGGCTCAATCGATCACCCCAGCCCCCGACGGCACGGGCACAGTGATTCACCACGACGGCCACACCTACCGCATCACCGGCGGCCAAGTCAGGGGCGCGAATCTCTTCCATAGTTTTCAAGACTTTGGCTTAAACCCGGCGGAAGTTGCCCAGTTTCTCACCCAGCCTGGTCTAGCGAATGTGTTGGGGCGTGTGGTGGGGGGGAATATTTCGGTGATTGAGGGGTTGATTCGGCTATCGGGAAGTGGGGCGAATCTGTACCTGATTAATCCGGCGGGTTGGGTGATGGGGGCGGGGGCGGGGTTGGATGTGCCGGGGAGTTTTTACCTGGCGACGAGCGATCGCCTCGACTTTGCCGAAGGGGTGTTTCATGCCTTCGGCACGAACGACTACACCACCCTCAGCGGTGAGCCGACAGGTTGGCAGTTTAACCCCGATAACCAGGGGTTTATCGTCAATGCGGCAACCTTAAACGTACCAGGCGAACTGGGGGCGATCGCCCCCCTGATCCTCAACACAGGCACGCTCACCGCTGCCCACGTCACCCTCGCCGCTCCCCGTCCCGGCGCATCCCTCCGCCTGACACGCCCCGGCTCCCTCCTCTCCCTCGAACTCGCCCACGTTACCCCTGCTGATCTCGCCACGCTACGCCCGGTGGATCTGCCAGCCCATCTAACGGGCCCGTGGGATGGGCTGACGCTGCGGGGTGGTGATGCGATCATTGGGGGGGCGATCGCGGCTCCGGGGGGTGCGGTGAATGTGTGGGGCGATCGCGTTGCTCTGCTCGGTGCTGAGTTGGACGTATCCGGGTCGCAACCCGGCACGATTCGGATCGGGGGCGATTTCAACGGTTCCGGCCACGGCTTCACCGCCCAACGCACCCATATCAACGCCACCAGCCGCCTCCAGGCCAACGGCCAAGGGGGCAGCGACGGCGGCACAGTGGCAATCTGGGCAGATCACGCGACCCATTTCGCCGGACACATTGCCGCCCAAGGCAGTCCCACCGGCGGCAACGGCGGCAACGTCGAAGTCTCCGGGGCGGACTATCTCGGCTTTCACGGCACGGTGAACACCCTCGCCCCCAACGGTGCAGCGGGCCTCCTCCGCCTCGATCCCATCGATATCGAAATCGTCGCCACGGGGGGCAACACCACGAATCCAACCCTCCTGTTTGCCGACGTTCCCGCCGTCTCCCGCCTGGATGCTGCCGTGATCAATGCCGCCACCAGCCCGATCCGCCTCGAAGCCACCCATGCGATCGCCTTCAACGCCCCCCTGACCTTCACCACCCCTGGCATCAGCCTCACTGCCCAGGCCCACAACGGCATTACCGTTAACGCTGACATCACCACCCGCAACGGTGCGATCGCCCTCCACGGCAACGCCGACAACACCGGCTCCGGCTCCGTCGTGATCAACCACGCCACTTTGAACACAGGCACAGGGGCGATCGCCCTCACCGGCACAGGCACAGCCAACGGCGGCAACGGCATCACCCTCAACCACAGCAGCCTCATCACCACAGGGGCGATCGCCCTCACCGGCATCGGCGGCCACGGCAGCCCCGGAACCGATCAAGGCAACGGCGCAACGGGTGGCAAAAATAACCAAGGCGGCGCGGCAGGTTTAGTCGGCGGCAACGGTGGCAACGGCGGTGCGGGAATTTTTATCAATGCCAGCGTGCTCGATGGGGGTGCGATCGCTCTCACCGGAACCGGCGGCAACGGCGGCAACGGCGGCAACGGCGGCGGTGGATCAGGCGGCGGCAGCAACGTCAGCAGCAACATCCCTATCGGCGGCTTGGGCGGCAATGCGGGCGGTGCAGGCGGCAACGGTGTCGGCGGCAGCAATGCCAATCCGGGTGGGGGCGGCACGG
- a CDS encoding DUF3153 domain-containing protein — protein sequence MTRRKRSWLQQWRRVKRQVRSRLHYLLFLLLCSLLLSGCVRYDVGVNVVGQYQGTITQHIQLGEQLTNFSQREVQDWLKTLEQRAKALHGKAKRNSDTDLEITIPFSNGADLHRKFNQFFNPTQQTPEQLATDPSQDIIELSAGLGFTQSNFLLVERDRLRLEVDLRSLGGLNGETAFLLNANTLLNLQFSLTTPWGARAIAAEDSLVQRLGPQTIWQLQPGQLNYIEAVFWVPSFLGLGTVVIIALVVAGSGLKQRFFTPAIPPAPTVAD from the coding sequence ATGACCAGAAGAAAACGGAGTTGGCTCCAGCAGTGGCGACGGGTGAAGCGTCAGGTGCGATCGCGCCTACATTATTTGTTGTTTTTGCTATTGTGTAGCCTCCTGTTGTCGGGATGTGTGCGTTATGACGTGGGCGTGAACGTGGTGGGGCAATATCAGGGCACGATTACCCAACATATTCAACTCGGCGAACAACTCACTAACTTTAGCCAGCGTGAAGTACAGGACTGGCTCAAAACCCTAGAGCAACGAGCCAAAGCCCTCCACGGCAAGGCCAAACGCAACTCTGACACCGACCTGGAAATCACGATTCCCTTCAGCAACGGTGCAGACTTACACCGCAAGTTTAACCAGTTTTTCAACCCCACCCAGCAGACCCCTGAACAACTGGCCACCGACCCATCACAAGATATTATCGAACTCTCTGCGGGTCTTGGTTTTACCCAAAGTAATTTCCTCTTGGTGGAGCGCGATCGCCTCCGGCTGGAAGTGGATTTGCGCAGTTTGGGCGGCTTGAATGGCGAGACGGCGTTTTTGTTGAATGCCAATACCCTGCTGAATTTGCAATTTAGCCTCACGACCCCCTGGGGAGCACGAGCGATCGCCGCCGAGGATAGCCTGGTGCAACGCCTCGGCCCGCAAACCATTTGGCAACTGCAACCGGGTCAACTGAACTACATCGAGGCCGTGTTTTGGGTTCCGAGTTTCCTTGGCTTAGGAACGGTGGTTATCATCGCCCTCGTGGTGGCCGGCAGTGGGCTAAAGCAGCGCTTTTTTACCCCGGCAATACCCCCAGCGCCGACGGTGGCGGATTAG
- a CDS encoding potassium channel family protein, with protein sequence MNLRSLKFLSSLRKDNRQFAVIGLGRFGRAVAASLYGMGYEVLGTDIDERLVASALNEQIATHTVRLDSTEPTALKEAGIYEFDTVVVAIGNYVQESIITTLNVKEGGVSHVVAKASSQIHGKLLERVGADQVVFPEYEAGCSLAYTLTKPAILDRFDLDPHHSIVEVLVPEEFDGKTIAEIQLRGHYGLTLLAVAEDDDTFEINPLPNVRLRKGTAMVVLGSNKDLKKLPI encoded by the coding sequence ATGAACCTGCGGTCGTTGAAATTTCTGTCGAGTTTGCGTAAAGACAATCGTCAATTTGCTGTCATTGGCCTAGGGCGATTTGGGCGAGCGGTGGCGGCTTCGCTCTATGGCATGGGCTACGAAGTCCTCGGCACCGATATTGACGAAAGATTAGTCGCCTCTGCTCTTAACGAACAAATCGCCACCCATACGGTGCGTCTCGATTCCACAGAACCGACGGCCCTAAAGGAGGCAGGGATTTATGAATTTGATACGGTGGTCGTAGCGATCGGTAACTATGTCCAAGAAAGCATTATTACCACCCTCAATGTTAAAGAAGGCGGCGTTTCCCATGTGGTCGCCAAAGCCTCCTCCCAAATTCACGGCAAACTCCTCGAACGGGTGGGAGCCGATCAGGTGGTGTTTCCAGAGTACGAAGCAGGGTGCAGCCTCGCCTATACCCTCACCAAACCCGCCATTCTCGATCGCTTCGACCTTGACCCCCACCACAGCATCGTAGAAGTCCTCGTCCCCGAAGAATTCGACGGCAAAACGATCGCAGAAATCCAACTGCGCGGCCATTACGGTCTCACCCTCTTAGCCGTCGCCGAAGATGATGACACCTTCGAGATCAATCCCCTCCCCAATGTGCGCCTCCGCAAGGGGACAGCGATGGTCGTTTTAGGCTCAAATAAAGACCTAAAAAAACTCCCCATTTAA
- a CDS encoding class I SAM-dependent methyltransferase: protein MDDYTLLIDFHKGGDRQGPGSDAATEMALNLAQLDPAAPLKIADLGCGTGASTLVLAQRLNAQITAVDFLPEFLEILKQHAQQQGIAEKITTLAASMDDLPFEDEQFDVIWSEGAIYNIGFAHGVNQWRRYLKPGGILVASELTWITASRPRELQDHWNTEYPEVDVASAKMSILEQQGYAPIGYFILPESSWLETYYHPMEDRFDDFLTRHNHSEAAAAIVTAERHEINLYKTYRDYISYGVYVARKIA, encoded by the coding sequence ATGGATGATTATACGTTGCTGATCGACTTCCATAAAGGCGGCGATCGTCAAGGGCCGGGTAGTGATGCCGCGACTGAAATGGCTCTCAATCTCGCCCAATTAGACCCCGCCGCACCGCTAAAAATTGCCGATTTGGGATGTGGAACCGGGGCTTCAACGCTGGTGTTAGCACAACGGTTAAATGCTCAGATTACGGCGGTGGATTTTCTGCCGGAATTTTTAGAGATCCTCAAACAGCACGCCCAGCAGCAAGGCATTGCCGAAAAAATCACAACCCTGGCCGCTTCGATGGATGATTTGCCTTTTGAGGATGAGCAATTTGATGTGATTTGGTCAGAAGGTGCGATCTACAATATTGGGTTTGCCCATGGGGTTAACCAGTGGCGACGTTATCTGAAACCGGGCGGTATTTTAGTCGCTTCTGAACTGACGTGGATCACGGCATCGCGCCCCCGTGAACTCCAAGACCATTGGAATACTGAATATCCTGAAGTGGACGTGGCATCGGCGAAAATGAGCATTTTAGAACAGCAGGGCTATGCTCCAATTGGATATTTCATCTTGCCGGAATCCTCCTGGTTAGAGACCTATTATCACCCGATGGAAGATCGCTTTGATGACTTTTTAACGCGACATAATCACAGCGAGGCGGCAGCAGCGATCGTTACCGCAGAACGGCACGAAATTAACCTGTATAAAACCTATCGAGACTACATCAGTTATGGGGTCTATGTTGCCCGTAAGATTGCGTAG
- a CDS encoding aminotransferase class I/II-fold pyridoxal phosphate-dependent enzyme yields MTRSSPDLPLLTQLIAAAQRQHAPFYAPGHKQGRGFSAAMATLLQQAAACDLPELPELDNLFAPAGVIEAAQDLAAATFGAERTWFLVNGSSGGLIAAMLAICGEGDKIILPRTVHRSVISGLILSGAMPVFLNPPYDGARDLSYGITPEAVAQALRDHPDARGVLVVYPTYQGVCGDLGAIASLTHAHGLPLIVDEAHGPHFGFHPDLPPSALSLGADLTVQSTHKVLGALTQASMLHGQGDRIPWTRLNRALALIQTTSPSYLLLASLDAARAQMSDQGTELMGQTLALSDRAHAHLAPIPHLDVLTMPDPALPGFWQGDRTRLTLFVDRLGWDGFAVDEWLHTTQGVTAELPLARHLTFILSLGNTVADVDCLVAAMAQLSPREPLPPLPTLTPPLPPILLSPRAASFAPTASVAIATAIGQPCGELICPYPPGIPVLMPGETVTEAAIATLHQIKTLGGQLTGLNDPTLETLQVII; encoded by the coding sequence ATGACCCGATCCAGCCCCGATTTACCACTGTTAACCCAACTGATCGCCGCCGCACAACGGCAGCACGCCCCTTTTTATGCACCAGGGCATAAGCAAGGGCGGGGCTTTTCGGCAGCGATGGCAACACTGTTGCAACAGGCGGCGGCCTGTGACTTGCCAGAGTTGCCGGAGTTGGATAATTTGTTTGCGCCAGCGGGGGTAATTGAGGCAGCCCAGGACCTCGCGGCGGCAACCTTTGGGGCAGAGCGGACGTGGTTTTTAGTGAATGGGTCGAGTGGCGGCTTGATCGCAGCAATGTTGGCAATTTGCGGAGAGGGCGACAAAATTATCCTGCCGCGCACGGTGCATCGGTCAGTGATTTCGGGGTTAATTTTATCCGGCGCGATGCCGGTGTTTCTCAATCCGCCCTACGATGGAGCGCGGGATTTGAGTTATGGGATCACGCCGGAAGCCGTGGCGCAGGCGTTGCGAGATCATCCCGATGCGCGGGGGGTGTTGGTGGTGTATCCGACCTATCAGGGGGTCTGTGGGGATTTGGGGGCGATCGCATCCCTCACCCATGCCCACGGCCTACCGCTGATCGTCGATGAAGCCCACGGCCCCCATTTTGGCTTTCACCCCGATTTACCGCCGTCGGCCCTGAGTTTGGGCGCAGATCTGACGGTGCAATCCACCCACAAAGTCCTAGGGGCGTTAACCCAAGCCTCAATGCTCCACGGCCAGGGCGATCGCATCCCCTGGACTCGCCTCAATCGTGCCCTCGCCCTCATCCAAACCACCAGCCCCAGCTATCTCCTCCTCGCCTCCCTCGATGCCGCCCGCGCCCAAATGTCCGATCAGGGAACCGAATTAATGGGCCAAACCCTCGCCCTCAGCGATCGCGCCCATGCCCATCTCGCGCCCATCCCCCATTTGGACGTTTTAACTATGCCTGATCCTGCCCTGCCGGGGTTTTGGCAGGGCGATCGCACCCGGTTAACGCTGTTTGTGGATCGCCTCGGTTGGGACGGGTTCGCCGTTGATGAGTGGCTCCACACCACCCAAGGCGTGACGGCAGAACTCCCCCTCGCCCGCCATCTCACCTTTATCCTCAGCCTCGGCAACACCGTTGCCGATGTGGATTGCCTCGTTGCGGCCATGGCGCAACTTTCGCCCCGCGAACCGTTGCCCCCGTTGCCGACCCTCACCCCACCGTTACCGCCGATCCTTCTGTCCCCCCGCGCTGCCAGTTTTGCCCCCACGGCATCCGTCGCGATCGCCACCGCCATCGGTCAACCCTGCGGCGAGTTGATTTGCCCCTATCCGCCGGGGATTCCCGTGTTAATGCCAGGGGAAACAGTGACCGAGGCTGCGATCGCAACACTGCACCAGATCAAAACCCTCGGCGGGCAATTAACAGGCCTCAATGATCCGACCTTGGAAACGCTTCAGGTGATTATTTAA